The following are encoded in a window of Streptomyces sp. Go-475 genomic DNA:
- a CDS encoding menaquinone biosynthesis protein, whose amino-acid sequence MDNPRTRPRVGHIQFLNCLPLYWGLARTGTLLDFELTKDTPEKLSEKLVQGDLDIGPITLVEFLKHADELVAFPDIAVGCDGPVMSCVIVSQVPLDRLDGARVALGSTSRTSVRLAQLLLAERYGVQPDYYTCPPDLGLMMREAEAAVLIGDAALRANMLDGPRFGLEVHDLGALWKEWTGLPFVFAVWAARRDYLEREPVLTRRVHEAFLDSRNLSLEEVGKVAEQAARWEAFDEATLARYFTTLDFRFGGPQLAAVAEFARRVGPTTGFPADVKVDLLQP is encoded by the coding sequence GTGGACAATCCTCGCACCCGGCCGCGCGTCGGCCACATCCAGTTCCTGAACTGCCTGCCCCTGTACTGGGGGCTCGCCAGAACGGGCACGCTCCTCGACTTCGAGCTCACCAAGGACACCCCGGAGAAGCTCAGCGAGAAGCTGGTGCAGGGCGATCTCGACATCGGTCCGATCACCCTGGTCGAGTTCCTCAAGCACGCCGACGAGCTGGTCGCCTTCCCCGACATCGCCGTCGGCTGCGACGGCCCGGTCATGTCGTGCGTGATCGTCTCGCAGGTCCCCCTGGACCGGCTCGACGGCGCCCGCGTCGCCCTCGGGTCGACCTCCCGCACCTCCGTCCGACTCGCCCAGCTGCTCCTCGCCGAGCGCTACGGGGTCCAGCCCGACTACTACACCTGCCCGCCCGACCTCGGCCTGATGATGCGGGAGGCCGAGGCCGCCGTCCTCATCGGCGACGCGGCGCTGCGCGCCAACATGCTCGACGGGCCGCGCTTCGGCCTGGAGGTGCACGACCTGGGCGCGCTGTGGAAGGAGTGGACGGGCCTGCCGTTCGTCTTCGCGGTCTGGGCGGCGCGCCGCGACTACCTGGAGCGCGAGCCGGTCCTCACCCGCCGGGTGCACGAGGCCTTCCTCGACTCCCGCAACCTCTCCCTCGAAGAGGTCGGCAAGGTCGCCGAGCAGGCCGCCCGCTGGGAGGCCTTCGACGAGGCGACCCTCGCCCGCTACTTCACGACCCTCGACTTCCGCTTCGGCGGCCCGCAGCTGGCGGCCGTCGCCGAGTTCGCCCGCCGCGTCGGCCCGACGACCGGCTTCCCGGCGGACGTGAAGGTGGACCTGCTCCAGCCGTGA
- a CDS encoding cold-shock protein → MATGTVKWFNAEKGFGFIAQEGGGPDVFVHYSAINATGFRSLEENQQVSFDVTQGPKGPQAENVTPV, encoded by the coding sequence ATGGCTACCGGAACCGTTAAGTGGTTCAACGCCGAAAAGGGCTTTGGTTTCATCGCCCAGGAGGGCGGCGGCCCCGACGTCTTCGTCCACTACTCCGCGATCAACGCGACCGGATTCCGGTCCCTCGAGGAGAACCAGCAGGTGTCTTTCGACGTCACGCAGGGCCCGAAGGGCCCGCAGGCTGAGAACGTCACGCCGGTCTGA
- a CDS encoding class I SAM-dependent methyltransferase, with translation MTDAGFLIETRTFYDTVAEDYAEHFRDVGVGTALDRGLLAGFAELVGAGGEVADLGCGPGRVTAYLAARGLSVFGLDLSESMLAIARRENPGLRFVKGSMLELDLPDGSLDGVVSWYSTIHTPLDRLPDVFAEFGRVLRPGGHLLVAFQAGDEPRRYEEAFGHKVALDFRRRRPERIAALLEAAGFALRSRTVREPDETLGEPVAQACLVARKPPTAVA, from the coding sequence ATGACCGATGCCGGCTTCCTCATCGAGACCCGCACCTTCTACGACACCGTCGCCGAGGACTACGCCGAGCACTTCCGGGACGTCGGCGTGGGCACGGCGCTGGACCGGGGGCTGCTGGCCGGTTTCGCGGAGCTCGTCGGCGCCGGGGGCGAGGTCGCCGACCTCGGGTGCGGGCCCGGCCGGGTGACGGCGTACCTGGCGGCCCGGGGGCTGTCCGTCTTCGGCCTGGACCTGTCGGAGTCCATGCTCGCGATCGCCCGCCGCGAGAACCCCGGCCTGCGGTTCGTGAAGGGCTCGATGCTGGAGCTGGACCTGCCCGACGGTTCGCTGGACGGTGTCGTGTCCTGGTACTCGACCATCCACACCCCGCTGGACCGGCTCCCGGACGTCTTCGCCGAGTTCGGCCGCGTGCTGCGCCCCGGGGGCCATCTGCTCGTCGCCTTCCAGGCCGGTGACGAGCCCCGCCGCTACGAGGAGGCCTTCGGCCACAAGGTGGCCCTGGACTTCCGCCGCCGCCGGCCGGAGCGGATCGCCGCGCTGCTGGAGGCCGCCGGGTTCGCCCTGCGCTCACGGACGGTACGGGAGCCCGACGAAACCCTCGGCGAGCCGGTCGCCCAGGCCTGCCTCGTGGCCCGCAAGCCGCCGACGGCGGTCGCGTAG
- a CDS encoding serine/threonine-protein kinase yields the protein MRPLDADEPTAVGPYRLLGRLGSGGMGRVYLGRSAGGRTVAVKIVHPHFALDDEFRARFRREVEAACRVGGAWTAPVLDADPEARVPWVATAYAAGPSLSAAVADVGPLPAPTVRALGAGLAEALAAVHELGLVHRDVKPSNVLLTLDGPLLIDFGIARATDGTASLTSTGVSIGSPGYMSPEQILGHGVTGAADVFSLGAVLTYAATGAPPFPGDSSAALLYKVVHEEPELGALDGELRDLTAACLTKAPAARPTPTEVARRLAPEGAARLVAGGWLPGALVERVSRSAVHLLNLEATGPGAPEALSGPIAFSDPSLPIAFSGPAVGAPSAPAPAAPSAVPEPRGGHRQDAVGTVDTAVPAGGRRPGKVSVSVSATSVPEGGGRVRKLSCSVALAVAGAMAAVTIGSVFVFDLLPGRISQDDDTGGSGAGNDSPPAATASSAPSATVPAGYLGTWEGQGTALDGRLPLGTFRITVERATVGRELGRLRQTDQIGGVCVDVLTLKQVTKKKLVATSVGAKTNHGGCNPAPTTVHLTRVGDDLQYRSESAESGRPQARMSKVE from the coding sequence ATGCGGCCGCTCGACGCCGACGAACCCACGGCCGTGGGGCCCTACCGGCTGCTCGGCCGGCTGGGCTCCGGCGGCATGGGCCGGGTCTACCTGGGCCGCAGCGCCGGCGGCCGCACGGTCGCGGTGAAGATCGTGCACCCGCACTTCGCGCTGGACGACGAGTTCCGGGCCCGGTTCCGGCGCGAGGTCGAGGCCGCGTGCCGGGTGGGCGGCGCCTGGACGGCACCCGTGCTGGACGCCGACCCGGAGGCGCGCGTGCCGTGGGTGGCGACGGCGTACGCGGCGGGCCCCTCGCTGTCCGCGGCGGTCGCCGACGTCGGTCCCCTGCCGGCACCCACCGTACGGGCCCTGGGCGCGGGGCTCGCCGAGGCGCTGGCGGCGGTGCACGAGCTGGGCCTCGTCCACCGGGACGTGAAGCCGTCGAACGTCCTGCTCACGCTCGACGGCCCGCTGCTGATCGACTTCGGCATCGCCCGGGCCACGGACGGCACGGCGTCCCTGACGTCCACGGGCGTGTCGATCGGCTCGCCCGGCTACATGTCGCCCGAGCAGATCCTGGGCCACGGCGTCACGGGCGCGGCGGACGTCTTCTCGCTGGGCGCGGTCCTGACGTACGCGGCGACCGGCGCCCCGCCCTTCCCCGGCGACTCCTCGGCCGCCCTGCTCTACAAGGTCGTCCACGAGGAACCGGAACTGGGCGCGCTGGACGGGGAGCTGCGGGACCTCACGGCAGCGTGCCTCACCAAGGCCCCGGCCGCCCGGCCCACCCCCACGGAGGTGGCCCGCCGACTGGCCCCCGAGGGCGCGGCCCGGCTGGTGGCGGGCGGGTGGCTCCCCGGGGCACTGGTGGAGCGGGTGAGCCGGAGCGCCGTGCACCTGCTGAACCTGGAGGCGACGGGGCCGGGGGCGCCCGAAGCCCTCTCGGGACCGATCGCCTTCAGCGACCCTTCGTTGCCGATCGCCTTCAGCGGCCCCGCGGTGGGGGCGCCGTCCGCACCCGCCCCGGCGGCCCCCTCCGCCGTACCCGAACCCCGTGGCGGGCACCGGCAGGACGCGGTCGGCACGGTCGACACGGCCGTGCCCGCCGGTGGGCGGCGCCCCGGCAAGGTCTCCGTCTCCGTGTCGGCCACGTCCGTGCCGGAGGGCGGCGGGCGGGTGCGGAAGCTGAGCTGCTCCGTGGCGCTGGCGGTCGCGGGGGCGATGGCGGCCGTGACGATCGGGTCGGTGTTCGTCTTCGACCTGCTGCCGGGCCGGATCTCCCAGGACGACGACACGGGCGGCTCCGGAGCGGGCAACGACTCACCACCGGCGGCGACCGCGAGTTCCGCCCCCTCAGCTACGGTGCCCGCCGGCTACCTCGGCACCTGGGAGGGCCAGGGCACCGCCCTCGACGGCAGGCTGCCCCTCGGCACGTTCCGGATCACGGTCGAACGAGCCACGGTCGGCCGGGAGTTGGGCCGGCTCCGCCAGACCGACCAGATCGGCGGCGTCTGCGTCGACGTACTGACCCTGAAGCAGGTCACGAAGAAGAAGCTCGTCGCGACGTCCGTCGGAGCGAAGACCAACCACGGGGGCTGCAACCCGGCCCCGACGACCGTCCACCTCACGCGGGTCGGCGACGACCTCCAATACCGGTCGGAGAGCGCGGAGTCGGGGCGTCCGCAGGCTCGGATGTCGAAGGTCGAGTAG